A window of Natrinema salifodinae contains these coding sequences:
- a CDS encoding carbonic anhydrase — MGTGRKTLAELLAGNERHIESLPDEYFADVQTGQRPTVVAICCSDSRVAHEGMWGVDRPGAVFTPSNIGNQVWDEDDGERIVDGGILYPIHHTGTDAVAVVGHTGCGAVTAAYRVAIGEDPPGPRGVDKWVDMLVPVVEEALESSLVDADAADDRVINQLVEYNVGYQARSLYVSDDVLDFVDIYGFVYDFQGVYGDDPGRTYLVSVDGETDPEAIVESVPDGYEAAQKSLLYEDVGPGE, encoded by the coding sequence ATGGGAACAGGTCGCAAGACACTCGCGGAGCTGCTCGCGGGCAACGAACGCCACATCGAGTCGCTGCCGGACGAGTACTTCGCGGACGTCCAGACGGGCCAGCGGCCGACCGTCGTCGCGATCTGCTGTTCGGACTCGCGGGTTGCACACGAAGGCATGTGGGGGGTCGATCGTCCGGGCGCAGTCTTCACGCCGAGCAACATTGGGAACCAGGTCTGGGACGAGGACGACGGCGAGCGGATCGTCGACGGCGGGATCCTCTACCCGATTCACCACACCGGGACCGACGCCGTCGCCGTCGTGGGCCACACCGGCTGCGGCGCCGTCACCGCGGCCTACCGGGTCGCGATCGGCGAGGACCCGCCCGGGCCGCGGGGCGTCGACAAGTGGGTCGATATGCTCGTGCCCGTGGTCGAGGAGGCCCTCGAGAGCAGCCTCGTCGACGCCGACGCGGCCGACGACCGGGTGATCAACCAGCTCGTCGAGTACAACGTCGGCTACCAGGCGCGATCGCTGTACGTATCGGACGATGTCCTGGACTTCGTCGACATCTACGGGTTCGTCTACGACTTCCAGGGCGTCTACGGCGACGATCCGGGTCGGACGTACCTCGTCTCCGTCGACGGCGAGACCGATCCCGAGGCGATCGTCGAGTCGGTGCCGGACGGATACGAGGCGGCACAAAAGAGTCTGCTGTACGAGGACGTCGGTCCGGGCGAGTGA
- a CDS encoding DUF2309 domain-containing protein: MSEQLDDQRRIEESIDRAADRIGSVWPLHSFVTANPLSGFEDEPFHQAVAEGQRLFGGRGYPRPSVFRRAWEDGRIDPDVLHAELEARGIDRDPEDLLAEMAEGDAERGEPDTATEEVDRVLSKWLAAFLDEGEAKWPMPNREEGFYAAWRSVAPYDGDAPGCDDPDDLPETATAALEAVLADYPVGQWDDILAHHLAALPGWSGFIKQRIDDDTDRWQERYPITLAEYLAVRLTLADLLDAPIEPEADAVESGGDGPAGDVADVDGDVPLAESWLTAWEESYRDRLLEGLDDGVADPSSGDDGERPAAQLVFCIDTRSEVIRRHIEAQGPYETHGYAGFFGVPMRYRGHDSAGEADACPPIVEPEHHVVDRPDADGDAATARERWTGLADAATHHFETLKKNVVAAFTFVEGAGGAYGSAMATRTLAPSAIAKLGAAVDERVPSAREICSPAIDSEEYDDHDHADHDLPQGMSLEEKVEYAASAFELMGWTVFARLVVFAGHASETTNNPFGSSLDCGACAGNPGGPNARVLAAICNDEDVRDALRDRGFEIPEDTVFLAGEHNTTTDELALFDDGVPESHREDIERLREDLASARAGAAAERTAATTGGDPDAGVDEVERRAADWAETRPEWGLAGNASFVIGPRDLTDGRNLHGRAFLHSYDWTTDPDGEALEGIMTGPLVVTQWINNQYYFATVDNAVYGSGSKITQNPVGNVGVVQGNGGDLMTGLPLQSLKVADERPYHQPLRLTAVIHAPVERVTEILRTHEQVEHLADNGWIGDLTVVDPERDNAVFRYLGDLEWETDAAADPAAPVAQSAADD; encoded by the coding sequence ATGTCTGAGCAACTCGACGATCAGCGCCGCATCGAGGAGAGTATCGACCGCGCGGCCGACCGCATCGGCTCGGTCTGGCCACTGCACTCGTTCGTCACGGCCAACCCCCTCTCGGGGTTCGAGGACGAGCCGTTCCACCAGGCCGTCGCGGAGGGCCAACGCCTGTTCGGCGGGCGCGGCTACCCGCGCCCGTCGGTCTTCCGTCGAGCCTGGGAGGACGGTCGAATCGATCCGGACGTACTGCACGCCGAACTCGAGGCCCGCGGGATCGACCGCGACCCGGAGGACCTCCTCGCGGAGATGGCCGAGGGCGACGCGGAGCGCGGCGAGCCCGATACCGCGACCGAGGAAGTCGACCGCGTGCTGTCGAAGTGGCTCGCCGCCTTCCTCGACGAGGGCGAAGCCAAATGGCCGATGCCGAACCGCGAGGAGGGATTCTACGCCGCCTGGCGCTCGGTCGCCCCGTACGACGGCGACGCACCCGGCTGCGACGATCCCGACGACCTCCCCGAGACGGCGACGGCGGCGCTCGAGGCGGTCCTCGCGGACTATCCCGTGGGACAGTGGGACGACATCTTAGCGCACCACCTCGCCGCGCTCCCCGGGTGGAGCGGGTTCATCAAGCAGCGGATCGACGACGACACTGACCGGTGGCAGGAGCGGTACCCGATCACGCTAGCGGAGTACCTGGCGGTGCGGCTGACGCTGGCGGACCTGCTGGACGCGCCGATCGAACCCGAAGCCGACGCCGTCGAGAGCGGCGGCGACGGCCCTGCCGGTGACGTCGCCGACGTCGACGGGGACGTTCCCCTCGCCGAGAGCTGGCTGACCGCCTGGGAGGAGAGCTACCGCGACCGGCTCCTCGAGGGGCTCGACGACGGGGTCGCGGACCCCTCGTCGGGGGACGACGGGGAGCGCCCGGCCGCGCAACTGGTGTTCTGCATCGACACCCGCTCGGAGGTGATCCGTCGCCACATCGAGGCTCAAGGTCCCTACGAGACCCACGGCTACGCCGGCTTCTTCGGCGTGCCGATGCGCTATCGGGGACACGACTCGGCGGGCGAGGCCGACGCCTGTCCGCCGATCGTCGAACCGGAACACCATGTCGTCGACCGGCCCGACGCCGATGGGGACGCGGCGACCGCCCGCGAGCGGTGGACCGGCCTGGCCGACGCGGCGACGCACCACTTCGAGACGCTCAAGAAGAACGTCGTCGCCGCCTTCACATTCGTCGAGGGCGCCGGCGGCGCGTACGGCTCGGCGATGGCGACGCGGACGCTGGCGCCGTCGGCGATCGCCAAACTCGGCGCCGCCGTCGACGAGCGCGTGCCGAGTGCCCGCGAGATCTGTTCCCCCGCGATCGACTCCGAGGAGTACGACGATCACGATCACGCCGATCACGACCTCCCGCAGGGAATGAGCCTCGAGGAAAAGGTCGAGTACGCCGCGAGCGCCTTCGAACTCATGGGGTGGACGGTGTTCGCTCGCCTGGTCGTCTTCGCGGGTCACGCGAGCGAGACGACCAACAACCCCTTCGGCTCGAGCCTCGACTGCGGCGCCTGCGCCGGGAACCCCGGCGGCCCGAACGCCCGCGTGCTCGCGGCGATCTGTAACGACGAGGACGTCAGGGACGCCCTCCGGGATCGCGGGTTCGAGATCCCCGAGGACACCGTCTTTCTTGCCGGCGAACACAACACGACGACCGACGAGCTCGCCCTGTTCGACGACGGGGTGCCCGAGAGCCACCGCGAGGACATAGAGCGGTTGCGCGAGGACCTCGCCAGCGCCCGGGCCGGCGCCGCGGCCGAGCGCACCGCGGCGACGACGGGCGGCGATCCCGATGCCGGCGTCGACGAGGTGGAACGCCGCGCGGCCGACTGGGCGGAGACCCGTCCGGAGTGGGGCCTGGCCGGCAACGCCTCGTTCGTTATCGGCCCGCGGGACCTGACCGACGGCCGGAACCTCCACGGGCGCGCGTTCCTGCACTCTTACGACTGGACGACCGATCCGGACGGCGAGGCCCTCGAGGGGATCATGACGGGCCCGCTGGTCGTCACCCAGTGGATCAACAACCAGTACTACTTCGCGACCGTGGACAACGCCGTCTACGGCAGCGGGTCGAAGATCACCCAGAACCCGGTCGGCAACGTCGGGGTCGTGCAGGGCAACGGCGGCGACCTGATGACCGGCCTCCCGCTTCAGTCGCTCAAGGTCGCCGACGAGCGGCCGTACCACCAGCCCCTCCGGCTGACGGCGGTCATCCACGCGCCGGTCGAGCGCGTGACCGAGATCCTCCGGACCCACGAGCAAGTCGAGCACTTGGCCGACAACGGCTGGATCGGAGACCTGACCGTCGTCGATCCCGAGCGCGATAACGCGGTCTTCCGCTATCTGGGCGACCTCGAGTGGGAGACCGACGCGGCGGCGGACCCCGCGGCGCCGGTCGCGCAGTCGGCCGCCGACGACTGA